The following proteins are co-located in the Blattabacterium sp. (Blatta orientalis) str. Tarazona genome:
- the dnaE gene encoding DNA polymerase III subunit alpha, translated as MYLIVDTETTGLPVNYNFPISNTENWPRVVQIAWQLHDFSGDLVEFKNFIIKPDHYDIPFNAFKIHGITNEIAEKNGEDLIFVLKEFKKSFEKSKYLIGHNLEFDIRVIECEFFRKKEQISFKRKKILDTKEVSVSYCKLPGIRKKFKWPTLTELYYKLFGTKLSHSHNAANDVKATARCFLELLRLGIISSENLKIDENFILKFRTLHQSTISSSMVSFNKPYSSYISNKKNKKKKKINHEEIKKKNNSHIHNHTSFSILYSTIDIQSLIERAIYFDMPAVGITDYGNMMGAFHFLNAIHSANKKYSSLKKSIKGIVGCEVFISDFYSQKKFTKEQPDKRYHQVFLSKNKAGYQNLSKLCSHGFIEGFYAGVPRVGKDLIEKYKKNLIALTGDLYAEIPQTILNKRKNEGRKSFLWWKELFEEDFYIELLRHGLEEEDYVNKVLLKFSEKYHVKYIVQNNTFYLDPKESYAHDILLCVKNGEKKSTPIGRGKGYRFGFPNHEFYFKSPEEMKEIFSDFPESFDFLEELVNKVESYHLSQKVLLPKFKIPESFENSLDKIDGGHRGENSFLRSLAYEGAKKRYPHMTPEIQERIHFELKTIEKIGYPGYFLIVQNFISQAKKMNISVGPGRGSVAGSVVAYCIGITDIDPIKYNLLFERFLNPDRIFLPDIDIDFDDKGREKIIEWVVQKYGKNQVAQIITYATMGAKSAIRDTARVLDLSLKETDYLAKMVPNLLSLKVLLSKKDHLLEKMSKEDMENVKKLKSISEKKDTLEGQVLQQAKILEGSIRSTGIHACGIIISPYDIKEYVPVSISKESDLLITQFDNHVVEQAGLLKMDFLGLKTLTIIKEAINIIKKRISIEKISFPLEDAKTYSLFQKGETVAVFQYESTGMQKYLRLLKPDKFDDLIAMNALYRPGPLQYLTNFIYRKHGKEPITYDLPEMEEFLKETYGITIYQEQVMLIAQKIAGFSKGETDFLRKAMGKKQKEVLNKMKNQFIIQASRKGYPKKILEKIWKDWEYFSCYAFNKSHATCYAYIAFQTAYLKAHFPSEYMASVLSHNMDNIKQLTYFIKESKRMGISVIGPDINESDAFFKVTDSNCIRFGMRGIKGVGENAVKNIIQERENHGLYTSIFDLVKRIDLRIVNKKTLESLVLSGSLDKFHIHREEYFHFEEEKKLSTLENIIRFGSKFQKRKIQEKNSPKKKKKIEVEKPLIIKSEPWNNIYKLSKEKEVLGIYASSHPLDDYSYERKYFTNLSLDQLNKNEQKLIGKEIYICGILSKIEKKIYIKSGKKYGIFLLEDYHSSKEFCISGQQYLKYEHLLFNNSLLHLYISISQSKYNSCKVHIIHMESLQNVLKKLAEKLIIKIDLDDLDQVIIDNIDRLFSQQIGNKKLYVFLYDKDDHISLNLESKMYGININSDFLKKLEKIKGLDFCLN; from the coding sequence ATGTATCTTATTGTTGATACCGAAACTACGGGATTACCTGTAAATTATAATTTTCCTATATCCAATACGGAGAACTGGCCAAGAGTTGTTCAAATTGCATGGCAACTACACGATTTTTCAGGGGACTTAGTGGAATTTAAAAATTTTATTATAAAACCGGATCATTATGACATTCCTTTCAATGCTTTTAAAATTCATGGAATCACTAATGAAATAGCGGAAAAAAATGGAGAGGATTTAATTTTCGTTCTTAAAGAATTTAAGAAATCTTTTGAGAAATCTAAATATTTAATTGGACACAATTTAGAATTTGATATAAGAGTTATTGAGTGTGAATTCTTTAGAAAAAAAGAACAAATTTCTTTTAAAAGAAAGAAAATTTTAGATACTAAAGAAGTATCTGTTTCTTATTGCAAATTACCTGGGATAAGAAAAAAATTTAAATGGCCCACATTAACCGAATTATATTATAAGTTATTTGGAACAAAATTGTCCCATTCACATAATGCAGCAAATGATGTAAAAGCAACAGCTCGTTGTTTTCTAGAACTTTTGCGTTTAGGAATTATCTCATCCGAAAATCTTAAAATAGATGAAAATTTTATTTTAAAGTTCAGAACATTACATCAGTCTACAATATCTTCTTCTATGGTTTCTTTTAATAAACCTTATTCCTCATATATATCTAATAAAAAAAATAAAAAAAAGAAGAAGATTAATCATGAAGAAATTAAAAAAAAAAATAATTCTCATATTCATAATCATACTTCTTTTTCCATACTTTATTCTACCATAGATATTCAATCTTTGATTGAAAGAGCTATATATTTTGATATGCCAGCCGTAGGAATAACGGATTACGGAAATATGATGGGAGCTTTCCATTTTTTAAATGCTATTCATTCTGCAAACAAAAAATATTCTTCCTTAAAAAAATCCATCAAAGGGATCGTAGGATGTGAAGTGTTTATTTCTGATTTTTATTCACAGAAAAAGTTTACTAAAGAACAGCCGGATAAACGTTATCATCAAGTTTTTTTGTCTAAAAATAAAGCGGGGTATCAAAATTTGTCAAAACTATGTTCTCATGGATTCATAGAAGGTTTTTATGCGGGAGTTCCTAGAGTGGGAAAAGATTTAATAGAAAAATATAAGAAAAATTTGATAGCTCTTACGGGAGATCTATATGCAGAGATTCCACAAACGATCCTAAATAAAAGGAAAAATGAAGGCAGAAAAAGTTTTTTGTGGTGGAAAGAACTTTTTGAAGAAGACTTTTATATAGAATTGTTACGTCATGGATTGGAAGAAGAGGATTATGTAAACAAAGTTTTACTGAAGTTTTCCGAAAAATATCATGTAAAATATATTGTGCAAAATAATACTTTTTATTTAGATCCAAAAGAATCTTATGCTCATGATATTTTACTTTGCGTAAAAAATGGAGAAAAAAAATCAACTCCTATAGGCAGGGGAAAAGGTTATAGATTCGGATTTCCAAATCATGAATTTTATTTTAAAAGTCCAGAAGAGATGAAAGAAATTTTTTCGGATTTTCCGGAATCTTTTGATTTTTTAGAAGAATTAGTTAATAAAGTAGAATCTTATCATCTTTCACAAAAAGTCTTGCTTCCAAAATTCAAAATTCCAGAATCCTTTGAAAATTCTCTAGATAAAATAGATGGAGGTCACAGGGGAGAAAATTCTTTTTTAAGAAGCCTCGCATATGAAGGGGCTAAAAAACGTTATCCACATATGACTCCGGAAATACAAGAAAGAATTCATTTCGAATTAAAAACAATTGAAAAAATTGGATATCCTGGTTATTTTCTAATTGTTCAAAATTTTATTTCTCAAGCTAAAAAAATGAATATATCCGTAGGACCAGGAAGAGGATCTGTTGCTGGATCTGTAGTAGCTTATTGTATAGGAATTACCGATATAGATCCCATAAAATACAATCTTCTTTTTGAGCGATTTCTCAATCCAGATAGGATTTTTTTACCAGATATAGACATTGATTTTGATGATAAAGGACGTGAAAAAATTATTGAATGGGTAGTTCAAAAATATGGGAAAAATCAAGTTGCACAAATTATCACGTATGCCACTATGGGAGCAAAATCCGCTATTCGTGATACAGCAAGAGTGTTAGATTTATCTTTAAAGGAAACAGATTATCTCGCAAAAATGGTCCCAAATTTGCTTTCATTAAAAGTTCTCTTGTCAAAAAAAGATCATCTTCTAGAAAAGATGAGTAAAGAAGATATGGAGAATGTTAAAAAATTGAAAAGCATTTCAGAGAAAAAAGATACTTTGGAAGGACAAGTCTTACAACAGGCAAAAATTTTAGAAGGTTCTATAAGAAGTACAGGAATACATGCCTGTGGGATTATTATAAGTCCATATGATATTAAAGAATATGTTCCAGTTTCTATTTCAAAAGAATCTGATTTATTGATAACGCAATTTGACAACCATGTAGTGGAACAAGCTGGATTGTTGAAAATGGATTTTCTAGGATTAAAAACCCTTACTATTATCAAGGAAGCTATAAATATTATCAAAAAACGTATTAGTATTGAAAAAATTTCATTCCCTTTGGAAGATGCAAAGACTTATTCTCTTTTTCAGAAAGGAGAAACTGTAGCTGTTTTTCAATATGAATCTACGGGGATGCAGAAATATTTACGGTTGCTAAAACCGGATAAATTTGATGATCTCATTGCCATGAACGCCTTGTACAGACCTGGGCCATTACAATATCTTACTAATTTTATATACAGAAAACATGGAAAAGAACCCATTACATATGATTTGCCAGAAATGGAAGAATTCTTAAAAGAGACTTATGGGATAACCATCTATCAAGAACAAGTTATGTTAATCGCCCAAAAAATAGCTGGGTTTAGTAAAGGAGAAACAGATTTTCTTAGAAAAGCTATGGGGAAAAAACAAAAAGAGGTATTAAATAAAATGAAAAATCAGTTTATCATTCAAGCTTCTAGAAAAGGATATCCGAAAAAAATATTGGAAAAAATATGGAAGGACTGGGAGTATTTTTCTTGTTATGCTTTTAACAAATCTCATGCTACCTGTTATGCCTATATAGCGTTTCAAACGGCTTATCTTAAGGCACATTTTCCTTCTGAATATATGGCGTCTGTATTAAGTCACAATATGGATAATATTAAACAGCTTACTTACTTTATAAAAGAGAGCAAACGTATGGGAATTTCTGTGATAGGTCCGGATATCAATGAAAGTGACGCCTTTTTCAAAGTCACAGATTCTAATTGCATTAGATTTGGAATGAGGGGAATAAAAGGAGTTGGAGAAAATGCAGTAAAAAATATTATTCAGGAAAGAGAAAATCACGGATTATATACATCTATTTTTGATTTGGTAAAACGGATTGACTTGCGTATAGTGAATAAGAAGACTTTGGAAAGTTTAGTTTTATCCGGATCCTTGGATAAATTTCATATACATAGAGAGGAATATTTTCATTTTGAAGAAGAAAAAAAATTAAGCACTCTAGAGAATATCATTCGATTTGGATCTAAATTCCAAAAAAGGAAAATACAAGAGAAAAATTCTCCAAAAAAGAAGAAAAAAATTGAAGTAGAAAAACCCCTAATTATAAAAAGTGAACCGTGGAATAATATATATAAATTATCCAAAGAAAAGGAAGTATTGGGGATTTATGCCTCTTCGCATCCTTTGGATGATTATTCTTATGAAAGAAAATATTTTACTAATTTATCTTTAGATCAATTAAATAAGAATGAACAAAAACTTATAGGAAAAGAAATTTATATATGTGGTATTCTATCGAAAATAGAAAAAAAGATCTATATAAAAAGTGGAAAAAAATATGGAATTTTTTTATTAGAAGATTATCATTCTTCTAAGGAGTTTTGTATTTCTGGACAACAGTATTTAAAATATGAACATTTACTATTTAATAATAGCCTGTTACATTTATATATTTCTATTTCTCAATCGAAATATAATAGCTGTAAAGTCCATATTATTCATATGGAAAGTTTACAAAATGTTCTAAAAAAATTAGCCGAAAAATTGATAATAAAAATTGATCTAGATGATTTAGACCAGGTAATCATTGATAATATAGATCGGCTATTTTCTCAACAAATAGGAAATAAAAAACTTTATGTTTTTCTTTATGATAAGGACGATCATATTTCTTTAAATTTAGAATCTAAAATGTATGGAATTAATATTAACTCTGATTTTCTAAAAAAATTAGAAAAAATAAAAGGCTTGGATTTTTGTTTAAATTAA
- the argC gene encoding N-acetyl-gamma-glutamyl-phosphate reductase — MIKIGIIGGTGYTAGELMRLMINHPKVRINSVVSRSKSGDLIHSVHQDLLGEIDNMKFTDSLNKDVDVVFICSGHGQSRKELKNLLETIKVIDLSQDFRIINQSFFLGRKFIYGLPELQKEIIKISSNIANPGCFATAILLAILPLAKKKLLKRNIHISAITGSTGSGKTMSETNQFSWRNNNISTYKIFNHQHLQEIQQTIHQIQNNFSSEVYLIPYRGNFSRGIITTLYTHSSFSLEENKEIYKDYYKNHPFVEISDLNIDVKQVVNTNKCILHLLKEKNQLIVLSVIDNLIKGASGQAVQNMNLMFNLDETCGLKLKSVRF, encoded by the coding sequence ATGATTAAGATAGGCATTATAGGAGGAACTGGATATACTGCTGGAGAATTAATGAGATTGATGATTAATCATCCAAAAGTAAGGATAAATAGTGTGGTAAGCAGGAGTAAATCAGGAGATTTAATTCATTCAGTTCATCAAGATCTATTAGGAGAAATAGATAATATGAAGTTTACCGATTCTTTAAACAAGGATGTTGATGTAGTATTTATTTGTTCAGGACATGGACAATCTAGAAAAGAATTAAAAAATCTATTAGAAACTATAAAAGTTATTGATCTTAGTCAAGATTTTAGAATAATCAATCAATCGTTTTTTTTAGGAAGAAAATTTATCTATGGATTACCAGAATTACAAAAAGAGATTATAAAAATATCTAGCAATATTGCTAATCCAGGATGTTTTGCTACAGCTATTCTTTTAGCTATATTACCCTTAGCTAAAAAAAAACTATTGAAAAGAAATATTCATATTAGCGCTATAACTGGTTCCACAGGTTCGGGAAAGACCATGAGTGAGACTAACCAATTTAGTTGGAGAAACAATAATATTTCTACTTATAAAATATTTAATCATCAGCATTTACAAGAAATCCAACAAACTATTCATCAAATACAAAATAATTTTTCATCGGAAGTATATTTGATTCCTTATAGGGGAAATTTTTCTAGAGGAATTATAACTACTTTATATACTCATTCTAGTTTTTCTTTGGAAGAAAATAAGGAAATTTATAAAGATTATTATAAGAATCATCCTTTTGTGGAAATTTCTGATCTAAATATAGATGTAAAACAAGTAGTAAATACCAATAAATGTATTTTACATCTTCTGAAAGAAAAGAATCAATTGATTGTTCTTAGTGTGATAGATAATCTTATAAAAGGAGCTTCCGGTCAAGCTGTCCAGAATATGAATCTTATGTTTAATTTGGATGAAACTTGTGGCTTAAAATTAAAATCCGTTCGTTTTTAA
- the rpsA gene encoding 30S ribosomal protein S1 gives MSNQTEEIKKDTKNSSENNENIGLKDKRKSFDWTKYETHLNSEQKEERKNFEKIYAETLPKIQELEIYPGTITHITEKNLIVDIGFKAEGAIPISEFREDFNFKVGEKMEVMVVKMDYKGQCILSYQKAKTMRNWERINKAHEKGEVILGYVAARTKGGLIIEIFDIECFLPGSHINVKPVRDYDTYVGKTMEVKVVKINQKTKNVVVSHKVLIERDIEEQRKEMISKLDKGQVLEGKIKNILPYGAFVDLGGVDALLHITDMSWPHINHPTEVVQLEQELKFVVLGVDKDKNRVQLGLKQLQPHPWNSLDKNLKVGNKVKGKVSVLADYGAFVEIIPGVEALLHISEMSWSYDLSSIQDFVQIGDEIEAFILTIDRQERKMSLSIKQLTPDPWIDIQNKYPIGSKHVGVVRKFTNFGISLELEKGISGIIYANDLSWGKKIKHPSEFCNINDKLEVIILTLDPLTRRLNLGHKQITENPWEKYEKIYYVGSIHNGFIVNLFDKGASVKLLNDQIGDFQEIEAFAPLRFLEKKDGSTLKKEEKSNFKVIEFNKETKKIVVSHTSIYREKNQKKEKTRVRNRKFERSTLGDIAGLAKLKEQIEKEKK, from the coding sequence ATGTCTAATCAAACCGAAGAAATTAAAAAAGATACCAAAAATTCATCTGAAAATAATGAGAATATAGGATTAAAGGATAAAAGAAAAAGTTTCGATTGGACGAAATACGAAACTCATTTGAACAGTGAGCAAAAGGAAGAAAGAAAGAATTTTGAAAAAATCTATGCAGAAACTTTGCCAAAAATACAAGAGCTAGAAATATATCCGGGAACTATCACACATATCACGGAAAAAAATCTGATTGTGGATATAGGATTTAAAGCGGAAGGAGCTATTCCTATTAGTGAATTTCGAGAGGATTTTAATTTTAAAGTAGGAGAAAAAATGGAAGTTATGGTGGTAAAAATGGATTATAAGGGACAATGTATTCTTTCATATCAAAAAGCAAAAACTATGAGAAATTGGGAAAGAATCAATAAAGCACATGAGAAAGGAGAAGTTATATTAGGTTATGTAGCTGCTAGAACTAAAGGAGGTTTAATCATAGAAATTTTTGATATTGAATGTTTTTTACCAGGATCCCATATTAATGTAAAACCTGTTAGAGATTATGACACATATGTCGGAAAGACAATGGAAGTAAAAGTGGTCAAAATAAATCAAAAAACTAAAAACGTTGTGGTTTCTCATAAAGTATTGATAGAAAGAGATATAGAAGAACAAAGAAAGGAAATGATCTCTAAACTTGATAAAGGTCAGGTTCTAGAGGGAAAAATAAAAAATATTCTTCCTTATGGAGCTTTCGTAGATTTAGGTGGAGTAGATGCTTTGTTACATATTACTGATATGAGTTGGCCTCACATCAATCATCCCACAGAAGTGGTTCAATTAGAACAAGAATTAAAATTTGTAGTTTTAGGTGTAGATAAGGATAAAAACAGAGTTCAACTAGGATTAAAACAATTGCAACCTCATCCTTGGAACTCTTTAGACAAGAATTTAAAAGTAGGAAACAAAGTAAAAGGAAAAGTAAGCGTTTTAGCTGATTATGGAGCTTTCGTGGAAATCATCCCTGGGGTGGAAGCTTTATTACATATTAGTGAAATGTCTTGGTCTTATGATTTATCTTCCATACAAGACTTTGTGCAAATAGGAGATGAAATAGAAGCCTTTATACTGACTATAGACAGACAAGAACGAAAAATGTCTTTGAGTATTAAACAATTGACTCCAGATCCTTGGATAGATATTCAAAATAAATACCCTATAGGATCAAAACATGTGGGAGTTGTTCGTAAGTTTACTAATTTTGGAATTTCTTTGGAATTAGAAAAAGGAATATCTGGAATCATTTATGCGAATGATCTTTCATGGGGAAAAAAAATAAAACATCCCTCTGAATTTTGCAATATCAATGATAAATTAGAAGTAATAATTTTAACTTTAGATCCTCTAACTAGAAGATTAAATTTAGGTCACAAACAAATTACTGAAAACCCATGGGAAAAATATGAAAAAATCTATTATGTAGGAAGTATTCATAATGGATTTATCGTCAATTTATTTGATAAGGGAGCTTCTGTTAAATTATTAAATGATCAAATAGGAGATTTTCAAGAAATAGAAGCATTTGCTCCATTGCGTTTCTTGGAAAAAAAAGATGGAAGTACTCTGAAAAAAGAAGAAAAAAGCAATTTTAAAGTGATTGAATTTAATAAAGAAACAAAAAAAATTGTAGTTTCTCATACTTCTATTTATCGTGAAAAAAATCAAAAGAAAGAAAAAACACGTGTGAGAAACAGAAAATTCGAGAGATCTACGCTTGGAGATATTGCTGGATTAGCAAAATTGAAAGAACAAATAGAAAAGGAAAAGAAATAA
- a CDS encoding argininosuccinate synthase domain-containing protein: protein MKIKVRVSHDQDTKYASLICQKIQESAKIRGTGIAKKDPEYIKSKMISGNAVIAFFDGKLAGFSYLEIYQNKEFVVNSGLIVFPEFRKQGLAKIIKIEIFKLSRKKYPNSKIFSITTSHPVIRINTELGFKPVAFSELTKSEDFWKGCQSCANFDILTRKQKKMCLCTGLLYNPYEKENILKKQKNIDYLIPGDKIVLAYSGGLDTSYCLKYLLQEGYEVHTVIINTGGFKEEELKKIQERALNIGAISHRTIDAIEEYYQNCIKYLIFGNILKNNTYPLSVSSERIFQAIKIAKYATNIKAKAIAHGSTGAGNDQIRFDIAFQIICPEKITLSPIRDLKISRKEEIEYLRNNGVYNICGDQAKYSINKGIWGTSIGGKETLTSSNDFPDEAYPTKLRRKKSENLELEFEKGELVSVNREKGKAIKNIIKIEKIASEFAIGRGIHIGDTILGIKGRVAFEASAAIIIIKAHHLLEKHILTKWQLYWKEQLSNWYGMLLHEAQYLDPVMRDIEMFLRSTQERLTGTVHIILYPYRFHLVGIKSKFDLMDSNMAQYGEINHAWTAEDVKGFTKILSNQMKMYHNLNKKEE, encoded by the coding sequence ATGAAAATAAAAGTTAGAGTATCTCATGATCAGGATACAAAATATGCTTCCTTAATTTGCCAAAAGATCCAGGAATCAGCAAAAATTAGAGGAACTGGTATTGCTAAAAAAGATCCAGAATATATTAAATCAAAAATGATTAGTGGGAACGCGGTGATTGCATTTTTTGATGGAAAATTAGCAGGTTTTAGTTATCTAGAAATTTATCAAAATAAAGAATTTGTAGTTAATTCTGGTTTGATTGTTTTTCCTGAATTTAGAAAACAAGGATTGGCAAAAATTATAAAAATTGAAATATTTAAACTTTCTAGAAAAAAGTATCCGAATTCTAAAATATTTAGTATTACAACAAGTCATCCAGTGATCAGAATTAATACGGAATTGGGGTTTAAACCTGTAGCTTTTAGTGAACTGACCAAATCAGAAGATTTTTGGAAAGGATGTCAAAGTTGTGCGAATTTCGATATATTAACTAGGAAACAAAAAAAAATGTGTCTTTGCACAGGACTTTTATATAATCCATATGAAAAGGAAAATATTCTTAAAAAACAAAAAAATATAGATTACTTAATTCCTGGAGATAAAATTGTTTTGGCCTATAGCGGGGGGTTAGATACGTCTTATTGTTTAAAATATCTACTTCAAGAAGGATATGAAGTTCATACAGTAATTATCAACACAGGAGGATTTAAAGAAGAGGAATTAAAAAAGATTCAAGAGAGAGCTTTAAATATTGGAGCTATATCACACAGAACTATTGATGCTATCGAGGAATATTATCAAAATTGCATAAAATATCTTATATTTGGAAACATTCTTAAAAATAACACTTATCCACTTTCAGTAAGTTCAGAAAGAATTTTTCAAGCTATTAAAATTGCGAAATATGCAACTAATATAAAGGCAAAAGCGATAGCTCATGGAAGTACAGGCGCTGGAAATGATCAGATTAGATTCGATATAGCCTTTCAAATTATTTGTCCAGAAAAAATAACTTTATCTCCTATAAGAGATCTAAAAATTTCTAGAAAAGAAGAGATAGAGTATTTGCGAAATAATGGAGTTTATAATATTTGTGGGGATCAAGCAAAATATTCTATTAATAAAGGAATTTGGGGAACTAGTATTGGTGGGAAGGAAACTCTTACCTCTTCTAACGATTTTCCAGATGAAGCTTATCCGACAAAGTTAAGGAGAAAAAAAAGTGAAAATTTAGAATTAGAATTTGAAAAAGGAGAATTAGTAAGTGTTAACAGAGAAAAGGGAAAGGCCATAAAAAATATCATAAAAATTGAAAAAATCGCCTCAGAATTTGCTATAGGTAGGGGGATTCATATAGGGGATACGATTTTAGGTATTAAGGGAAGAGTAGCCTTTGAAGCTTCAGCTGCTATTATTATTATTAAAGCTCATCATTTGTTAGAAAAACATATTCTTACAAAATGGCAACTTTATTGGAAAGAACAATTATCTAATTGGTATGGAATGTTACTTCATGAGGCACAATATTTAGATCCTGTCATGCGTGATATAGAGATGTTTTTAAGGAGTACACAAGAAAGATTGACTGGAACAGTGCATATCATTCTATATCCTTATAGATTTCATTTAGTTGGAATTAAATCTAAATTTGATTTAATGGATTCTAACATGGCTCAATATGGAGAAATAAATCATGCTTGGACAGCAGAAGATGTTAAAGGTTTTACAAAAATATTGAGTAATCAAATGAAAATGTATCATAATTTAAATAAAAAAGAAGAATGA